In Exiguobacterium sp. 9-2, the genomic window AATGGACAGACGAGAACGTCCTGCATGTTCATTATGAAGCGGAGACGACGGCCTCGACACCGTTCAGTCCGACGAATCATACGTACTTCAATTTGACGGGTGAGGCGAAGACGACAATCGAACAGCACGTCCTACGAATGGACGCCCCTTTTTATATTCCGTTGACGAAAGATGCCGTACCGACCGGTGACATTCTCCCGGTAACAGACACCGTTTTTGATTTTCTCGATGCCCGTTTTCTACATGAAGTCACACACGCACCAGACGAACAACTTCGTCAAGCGGGTAGCGGGGTGGATCATCCCTTCCTGCTTAGAGAAGGTGGGGAAATCGTTCTTGACGAACCAATCAGCGGGCGGCGGTTACGGGTCGTAACCGACCAACCGGGGGTCGTCGTCTACACGGCCAATCACTTGTCAGGCGAGTTCACGATTTGTGGAAGACGGGCAACGCCGTACCTGGGCATCTGTTTTGAGACACAAGGGCTGCCGGATGCGATCAATCAACCAGATTTCCCTTCCGTTGTCTTGCGTGCCGGTGAGCACTATCATAAGCGTACATCGTTTCATTTTCAGATGATGTCATGAGGTATCTTGCGATTTCCACTCCTGTATATGGTAGGATAGAGCGAGAAGAATCTAACGGAGGCTAAGGAAAATGACTAAAATTGCATGGGTGACCGATAGTATGGCCTATTTCACGAAAGAAGAGGCGGAAGCGATCGGCGTCAATGTCGTGCCGATTCAAATTTTACTTGGTGATACGGCGTATCAAGAGAATGCCATTACGGTCGAGCGTCTGTTTCGTGCCCTGGATGCGGACAAAAAGCTGATTGCAAAAACTTCACAACCGATCTTTGGTGAGTTCG contains:
- a CDS encoding aldose epimerase family protein — its product is MITTTEVGQLGDQYLLRFTLENVHGHSVDILNRGAKILAIRVPDQQGMIENVVLAFDDLSEYQDDPHHLGATIGRVGGRIANGAFALEGMTYVLEQNEGEHHLHGGSENWANRMFTHEINDDRLVLRLDSPNGENGYPGHLSFELTFEWTDENVLHVHYEAETTASTPFSPTNHTYFNLTGEAKTTIEQHVLRMDAPFYIPLTKDAVPTGDILPVTDTVFDFLDARFLHEVTHAPDEQLRQAGSGVDHPFLLREGGEIVLDEPISGRRLRVVTDQPGVVVYTANHLSGEFTICGRRATPYLGICFETQGLPDAINQPDFPSVVLRAGEHYHKRTSFHFQMMS